A stretch of Desulfitobacterium dichloroeliminans LMG P-21439 DNA encodes these proteins:
- a CDS encoding ATP-binding protein: MNFTDTLKSVELVLATEEVPLIVGESGIGKTALAKEIARENQWSLVVINGNLLKEGEIGGLPTVEAYVVQNQGDPVEKKTTIYAVHHKLREIDEEVGKGRTVLLFIDEINRCEHTVQQELMNLILNREINGYRLPKNVKILAAMNPSSKYGADFDYQVVDMDAAQENRFVWLPMEPDYNQWIDWAMEAGIEQKVIEFISTFPEYLHKINDDDLRATPRSYERISNSYRIYLENQASIPRSVFLNVLKGNVGRLIAEEFMSFAEADHQALISYTDVFSGPSLPESLKETVKMESHTRLYLAAKNILKTLASTITNEGDDLSYSMDRLIEFLKLYPVDLKIGIMKDIKNSYPEVYRHAIENEGFVDSYFEAYRLIR; the protein is encoded by the coding sequence ATGAATTTTACCGACACCTTAAAAAGTGTTGAATTGGTCCTAGCCACCGAAGAGGTCCCATTAATCGTGGGCGAAAGTGGCATCGGCAAAACAGCCTTAGCTAAGGAAATTGCTAGGGAAAATCAATGGAGTCTCGTCGTCATCAATGGGAACCTTCTTAAAGAAGGAGAAATCGGTGGTTTACCCACAGTAGAAGCTTATGTTGTCCAAAATCAAGGAGATCCGGTTGAAAAGAAAACCACGATCTATGCCGTCCATCATAAGCTTCGCGAAATCGATGAGGAAGTAGGAAAAGGAAGAACGGTGCTCCTATTTATCGATGAGATCAATCGCTGTGAACATACCGTTCAGCAGGAACTGATGAATTTAATCTTAAATCGAGAAATCAACGGCTATAGGTTGCCTAAAAACGTTAAAATCTTAGCTGCCATGAATCCTTCCAGCAAATACGGTGCTGATTTCGATTACCAGGTTGTGGACATGGATGCAGCTCAAGAAAATCGCTTTGTGTGGTTACCCATGGAGCCCGATTATAATCAATGGATCGATTGGGCCATGGAGGCCGGAATTGAACAGAAGGTTATCGAGTTTATCTCCACCTTCCCCGAATATCTGCACAAAATCAATGATGATGATCTAAGGGCTACCCCCAGAAGCTATGAACGAATATCCAACAGCTATCGGATATATTTGGAAAACCAAGCTTCCATACCTCGCTCGGTCTTTCTCAATGTCCTCAAGGGAAATGTAGGACGCTTGATTGCCGAAGAGTTCATGAGCTTTGCCGAAGCCGACCATCAGGCTCTCATCTCTTATACCGATGTTTTTTCAGGACCTTCTCTTCCTGAATCTCTTAAAGAAACTGTAAAAATGGAAAGCCACACCCGGCTCTATCTTGCCGCTAAGAATATTCTCAAAACCCTCGCATCCACAATCACCAACGAGGGTGATGATTTAAGCTATTCCATGGACAGGCTGATCGAGTTTCTGAAGCTCTATCCTGTGGATTTGAAAATCGGTATTATGAAGGATATTAAAAACAGTTATCCGGAAGTCTACAGACATGCCATCGAGAATGAGGGGTTTGTCGACTCTTATTTTGAAGCTTATCGTTTAATTAGGTGA
- a CDS encoding class I SAM-dependent methyltransferase, producing MNEALFDPIAAHYDSWYSTELGSVSDQVERHLAQSMFKSPGPQVLEIGCGTGHYTSWLVQEGYEVTAVDISGEMMARAQQKIAALTSNVMNTKPVRWWHGDITEILDQLATYDGIFSMTAFEFVPEPEKVLQELFKHLKPGGCLMIGLIAGESSWSEYYAEVVRNKPTSVFARAALYTKDEIASWQIGVPAEIGECLFFPPNVQSAEALAIEEKRQGNPGFVVAKWVKG from the coding sequence ATGAACGAAGCACTTTTTGACCCCATTGCCGCACACTATGATTCCTGGTATTCTACTGAGCTTGGCTCAGTATCTGATCAAGTGGAACGTCACTTGGCACAATCTATGTTTAAGTCACCTGGTCCGCAAGTCCTGGAAATCGGATGTGGTACCGGCCACTATACAAGCTGGCTTGTGCAAGAGGGATATGAAGTTACTGCAGTGGATATTTCCGGCGAAATGATGGCTCGGGCACAACAAAAAATTGCAGCACTGACAAGTAACGTTATGAACACTAAACCTGTTCGCTGGTGGCATGGGGATATTACTGAAATTCTGGATCAGCTTGCAACCTATGATGGGATTTTTTCAATGACTGCTTTTGAATTCGTACCAGAACCAGAAAAGGTTTTGCAAGAGCTTTTCAAACATCTAAAGCCTGGGGGCTGTCTGATGATTGGGCTCATCGCCGGTGAGAGTTCCTGGAGCGAATACTATGCCGAGGTCGTGCGCAACAAACCCACTTCGGTCTTCGCCCGTGCCGCTCTTTATACTAAGGATGAGATAGCCTCCTGGCAAATCGGTGTACCCGCCGAGATTGGCGAATGTCTTTTCTTTCCGCCAAACGTCCAGTCAGCCGAGGCCCTAGCCATTGAGGAGAAAAGACAAGGTAATCCTGGGTTTGTGGTGGCTAAGTGGGTGAAGGGTTAA